The window aacttctagcttcttttaaattaatattagaaaatttaaggactaaaatatatactttcaaaactacaaaaataacaattttatcCAATTTCTCCTTtaatatattttagaatttttcttAAAAGCGAAATGATATTTTGTTGGTTACATCATACaattaaaaagatatattttcaAACTTCAAGAACCAAAAACAAATATTCATAATTAAAAATGTAACTTTCGACCGCAGCTTAACTCATTTATTTTTCGATAATTTAGTCTTCAAACTTTACCCACGCAACGGCAgtagaaataataatttaatttaaaaaattcacTATGTAAAATTGATATTTAGTATCTGATCAACTAATCCATGTTTTAAAAGCACAAATAGTTTCTGACCAACCTATTCATCTGCCTACATCAATTAAAATCATTAGCATTAAATTGTTTATTAAAGTTTGATGAATTTAGTTATTACAAATCTAACAAACACTATCATTACAcattaaaattctcaattataGCACTCTTTCTACTCAAGTATAAAAAACTATATGTATATTTCAAATGCAATGATATATATTGATTTCTTCGTGAAATTGCACCGTTGAAAATATCATCAAAGTATGTATCGATTAGATAACATAAACATCGTAAATATACGAATAAAGACATAAATTTTTATCATATGTTAAAagtctaaatatattattttatagttgtaaataacaaaattgctgcaaaattttataaatatggGAAAATGCTATAGTTTATTGATGATGACATACACAATAGTTTATGGTAGTCTATCGTTAATAAAGAGTaaagttttgttacatttacaaatattttgatATGTTTTGCTATAATAAAAAACCGTCGTATGTTTGAACCTGATTGTTTGAGGAAGAAAGAGATTTGTAGTAGTAAGCAATCCCTAATATTGTGATTAATGGACATGATTAACAATTTAACATGGCCAATTCTTCAAGTTTTAGGACTAAAATTAGATTTGCTAaactttttcatttattagggaCATGCATTTGTCTCGCTTCACCTCACGACAATTAATTAAAttctcaaattttcttttattttttctttttcttattaattttcTCTTTTGCTGACAGACCTAGAAGTACACGTGGCCACTCTCTGGTAGCGAGTACCAAAAATTTCATACTCCCCGGTAGAACGGTGGCATTTTCACACACTCGCCTTCCCTCCGCCTTTTCTCTCGCTCTCTGGTTCCCACTCCTTCAATCTCAATAAATACGCTCAGCCTCTCAATTCTCCTCCACAACCCATTTCCCCGTTTTCCCCATTTCTTCAagcttttttcctctttcttctcaCAAGCTCAACGCGGGATTTACACTTTTGATTTGCAGAGTAAGAAAAAGCAACAATGGCGTCCAGTAACAGAGTAGATCTAGGCGGTAACCCCATTAAGCCAATCACCATTTGCATGATTGGTGCTGGTGGGTTCATTGGCTCTCACCTTTGTGAGAAGCTTATGGCTGAAACCCCTCATAAGGTGCTTGCTCTTGATGTTTATAATGACAAGATTAAGCACCTTCTTGAACCTGATACGCTCCCTTGGGCCGATCGTATTCAGTTCCACCGTCTCAATATCAAGAATGATTCCAGGCTTGAGAGCCTCATCCGAATGGCAGATCTGGTTCGACTTCTGTGAttccttctttttttgttaCTTATTTTTCTTGAAAGAATTGTTGAATTTTTGTTCTGGGTTGTTTGAAGAATTGATCCTTCTTTGGGTCTATTGTGGGTTATGAGCCATGCTCATTCTTAGTTCTTGTGGGTCTTtgttgtttcttttatttttatcttcgtGTTTCGTGATTGGAATTTTGCTTGCGTGATGTAGACGATAAATCTTGCTGCGATCTGTACTCCGGCGGACTACAATACGCGACCCCTTGATACTATCTACAGCAATTTTATCGACGCAATTCCTGTGGTATGTATGCAAATTCCTCTTTCTTTCTGATTCAATTTTCTTGATGTTTTGATttgagtgtgtgtgtgtgtgttctCAATTCAAATGATTTGGTTATCGTTGAAGATTTGTGATTTGATGTGCTTTATTTTCATAGGTGAAATACTGTTCTGGCAACAACAAACGTCTGATTCACTTTTCAACTTGCGAAGTATATGGTAAGACAATTGGAAGCTTTCTTCCAAAAGATAGCCCTCTTCGTCAGGTAAGCCATCTCTTTctgctttctttcttttttctctcattATGAAATCTCTTCAATCTAGCCGATCTATAATAATTTGCCTTACTGTTTCAATGAAAACGCAATGTCCTGGATCTTGCAGAGTCTTTAGGCAACTTTATTTGAATGCCCACGAACGATTTGAAGAATATGAACTTGAAATGAAAGTAGAAACTGCATGTTGTTTTTCTTTATGTTGCAGTAAGAAAACCGACAGATCTTGAAATTGGAAATTACACTCAAAATATCGTGGTTTGCATGCCGATTTGGACGTCTGTGTGCCTTGATCCGTCATTTGGCCTAGCTCTTTGGCTGAAATGTAGATTAAGAACGATATTCTACTTGTTGATTTTGCAATGAAACTATTTGCCAATTCGAATTAATTTTCTGATTCGAGAGGTGGATTTGAAACGTGAGCTGAATATTGTATTGTCATTTGTTTATGATAGGATCCATCATATTATGTTTTGAGTGAGGATACTTCTCCTTGCATCTTTGGTCCCATTGAGAAGCAAAGATGGTCCTATGCTTGTGCGAAACAATTGATCGAAAGGCTGATTTATGGTTAGTTTTCTTACTTGTTTACTCTCTGCTTTATAGGAATCAGTACTTAGAAATTGCAGTTCTTAGCTTTTGTGCTTTCTTCTTGTGTTTCACAGCTGAGGGTGCGGAAAATGGGTTGGATTTTACGATTGTAAGACCCTTTAACTGGATCGGACCAAGGATGGACTTCATTCCTGGCATTGATGGCCCAAGTGAGGGTGTTCCAAGAGTTCTAGCTTGCTTTAGCAATGTATGTTCCGTTGGTTTCCTGCTTTGACTTTTAGTTCTCTTTGTGGCTCTTGCTTTGATGAATGACTCTTTTGATTTTCTGATTTTGCAGAATCTTCTACGCCGTGAGCCACTGAAGCTTGTGGATGGTGGTCAATCCCAAAGAACTTTTGTATACATCAAAGATGCGATCGAAGCAGTTCTTTTGATGATTGTACGACATTCCTCCGCTTTTCTTTTGATCTCGAACCCAAAGTTTGCATGCAGTATACATATCTGAGCTGTGTGTATTGTTTGTTCAGGAAAACCCATCGAGGTCCAATGGCCAAATCTTCAATGTGGGCAACCCCAACAATGAAGTAACAGTGAAGCAGCTCGCTGAAATGATGACTGAGGTGGGGGCAAATTgcgtttagtttaattttttattgttcttttGCTTTTGTCAGATGAAGTAAGTTAAAGTTGTTTGCTGGAGTCCTGCAGGTTTATGCAAAGGTAAGCGGGGAACCTTCGCTCGAGACACCAACCATTGATATAAGCTCTGAAGAATTCTACGGTGTGGGTTATGATGACAGTGACAAGAGAATTCCTGATATGACCATCATCAACAGGCAACTTGGTATGATGCTATGTCTCATTTCCTTTCATATTTCCCTTCGATTAAGACTGTTAGCAACTTCAATCGAACTGCACAACCTTCCGCAGGTTGGAACCCGAAGACGTCCCTCTGGGACCTGCTGGAATCAACTCTGACCTAT is drawn from Cucumis melo cultivar AY chromosome 11, USDA_Cmelo_AY_1.0, whole genome shotgun sequence and contains these coding sequences:
- the LOC103497985 gene encoding UDP-D-apiose/UDP-D-xylose synthase 2 isoform X2; translation: MASSNRVDLGGNPIKPITICMIGAGGFIGSHLCEKLMAETPHKVLALDVYNDKIKHLLEPDTLPWADRIQFHRLNIKNDSRLESLIRMADLTINLAAICTPADYNTRPLDTIYSNFIDAIPVVKYCSGNNKRLIHFSTCEVYGKTIGSFLPKDSPLRQDPSYYVLSEDTSPCIFGPIEKQRWSYACAKQLIERLIYAEGAENGLDFTIVRPFNWIGPRMDFIPGIDGPSEGVPRVLACFSNNLLRREPLKLVDGGQSQRTFVYIKDAIEAVLLMIENPSRSNGQIFNVGNPNNEVTVKQLAEMMTEVYAKVSGEPSLETPTIDISSEEFYGVGYDDSDKRIPDMTIINRQLGWNPKTSLWDLLESTLTYQHRTYAEAIKQATAKPAASS
- the LOC103497985 gene encoding UDP-D-apiose/UDP-D-xylose synthase 2 isoform X1 encodes the protein MASSNRVDLGGNPIKPITICMIGAGGFIGSHLCEKLMAETPHKVLALDVYNDKIKHLLEPDTLPWADRIQFHRLNIKNDSRLESLIRMADLTINLAAICTPADYNTRPLDTIYSNFIDAIPVVKYCSGNNKRLIHFSTCEVYGKTIGSFLPKDSPLRQDPSYYVLSEDTSPCIFGPIEKQRWSYACAKQLIERLIYAEGAENGLDFTIVRPFNWIGPRMDFIPGIDGPSEGVPRVLACFSNNLLRREPLKLVDGGQSQRTFVYIKDAIEAVLLMIENPSRSNGQIFNVGNPNNEVTVKQLAEMMTEVYAKVSGEPSLETPTIDISSEEFYGVGYDDSDKRIPDMTIINRQLGMMLCLISFHISLRLRLLATSIELHNLPQVGTRRRPSGTCWNQL